One Endozoicomonas gorgoniicola DNA window includes the following coding sequences:
- a CDS encoding ComF family protein: protein MMVSTRLLCGQCLNQPPVYQHCYSAFQYRFPVNHIIHRIKYSRQIALIKPLSASLAEVLRERYHQQTWPEAIIPVPLHKKRLRQRGYNQALLLAKALNRLLKDKSMVLDRGLVKRIRATQAQQQLKASERRRNIRGAFACNKTTAYQHVAIVDDVVTTGETVSELSRVLLKQGVKTVDVWCLARTPAG, encoded by the coding sequence ATGATGGTTTCAACCCGGTTACTATGTGGTCAGTGTCTGAACCAGCCACCTGTTTATCAACACTGCTACTCGGCTTTTCAGTACCGTTTTCCAGTGAACCACATCATCCACCGAATAAAATACAGTCGTCAGATAGCCCTGATTAAACCACTGTCGGCCTCGCTGGCAGAGGTTCTGCGGGAACGTTATCACCAGCAAACCTGGCCAGAAGCCATTATTCCGGTGCCGCTTCATAAAAAACGATTACGACAACGGGGTTATAATCAGGCACTCCTGCTGGCAAAAGCACTGAACCGACTACTCAAAGATAAAAGCATGGTATTGGACAGGGGGCTGGTAAAACGGATTCGTGCAACACAAGCCCAGCAACAGCTTAAAGCCAGTGAGCGCCGAAGAAATATTCGGGGAGCCTTCGCCTGCAATAAAACCACTGCCTATCAGCATGTGGCTATTGTTGATGATGTTGTCACGACGGGGGAGACCGTTTCGGAACTGTCCAGGGTACTGCTAAAACAGGGTGTCAAAACCGTTGATGTGTGGTGTCTGGCAAGAACACCTGCGGGCTGA